From Candidatus Desulfatibia profunda, a single genomic window includes:
- a CDS encoding 4Fe-4S binding protein: MQTQVKQWLQEGSVDIFLGYKLVQGHPLPHCFTKDNLDEVNDLIAGKARYSLEKIATKIAAVHPDLKIGLLARDCNQRALNVLYVWNQLKPDNIKTVSLNCCPSKLKEHGDCTYLEPDKIGPFKKMVGIDNNMDVETAEEFKPEERFSRWMFEFTKCIKCYGCRNICPVCFCKECSLEHPELIGTGTLPPEIPIFHLVRAVHMGGRCIDCGLCEDACPADIPLRLLYRKVNATVSDVFDYQTGTSPEQSPFNLLGEEVTLELKPL, from the coding sequence ATGCAAACGCAGGTTAAACAGTGGCTCCAAGAGGGAAGCGTGGATATATTCCTGGGATACAAACTGGTGCAGGGACATCCGTTGCCGCACTGTTTTACCAAGGACAATCTGGACGAGGTCAACGATTTAATCGCCGGCAAAGCCCGATATTCTTTGGAAAAAATCGCCACCAAAATTGCCGCCGTCCATCCGGACTTAAAAATCGGCCTGCTGGCCCGCGACTGCAACCAGCGCGCCTTAAACGTGCTTTATGTATGGAACCAGTTAAAACCGGATAACATTAAAACCGTCAGTTTGAACTGTTGCCCTTCCAAACTCAAGGAACATGGAGACTGCACCTATCTTGAGCCGGATAAGATCGGGCCGTTTAAAAAGATGGTCGGCATTGACAACAACATGGACGTTGAAACGGCTGAAGAATTCAAACCGGAAGAACGGTTCAGCCGCTGGATGTTTGAATTTACCAAGTGCATCAAGTGTTACGGCTGCAGGAACATCTGCCCGGTCTGCTTTTGCAAGGAATGCAGCCTGGAACACCCCGAACTGATCGGTACCGGAACGCTTCCGCCTGAAATACCGATCTTCCATCTGGTTCGGGCGGTTCATATGGGCGGCCGGTGCATCGACTGTGGCCTGTGCGAAGACGCCTGCCCGGCGGACATCCCGTTACGGTTGCTTTACAGAAAAGTCAACGCAACGGTTTCCGATGTCTTTGATTATCAGACCGGTACCAGCCCGGAGCAATCGCCATTCAACCTGCTGGGCGAAGAAGTGACGCTGGAACTCAAACCGCTTTAA